A single window of Microbispora hainanensis DNA harbors:
- a CDS encoding acyl-CoA thioesterase, producing MTELRNPPEQSTRFVFERKVRFADIDSFGHVNNVRFLDYLEDARVSMLWERPREAGGRRQDLVVARHEIDYRRPLTFRTDPVRVEMWVTEISRVRFTLAYEIRDDETLYAEARTVLVAYDAAEARPRRLDDDELAYLRRFLADAP from the coding sequence ACCGAGCTACGCAATCCTCCAGAGCAGTCGACCCGTTTCGTCTTCGAGCGCAAGGTGCGCTTCGCCGACATCGACAGCTTCGGCCACGTCAACAACGTCCGCTTCCTCGACTACCTTGAGGACGCGCGGGTGTCCATGCTGTGGGAGCGGCCCCGTGAAGCCGGCGGCCGCCGGCAGGACCTCGTGGTCGCCCGGCACGAGATCGACTATCGGCGGCCTCTGACCTTCCGCACCGATCCCGTACGCGTCGAGATGTGGGTCACCGAGATCTCCCGGGTGCGTTTCACCCTCGCGTACGAGATCCGCGACGACGAGACGCTCTACGCCGAGGCGCGCACGGTCCTGGTCGCCTACGACGCCGCGGAGGCCCGCCCCCGCAGGCTCGACGACGACGAGCTGGCATATCTCAGGCGGTTTCTCGCCGACGCCCCGTGA